Proteins from one Ipomoea triloba cultivar NCNSP0323 chromosome 1, ASM357664v1 genomic window:
- the LOC115995941 gene encoding uncharacterized exonuclease domain-containing protein At3g15140 has translation MALSRVSVFSRNPVRSPPLPFTSSSPFSLCIQRNRQIGAFAVHSMAEESTSSPIAAAPPPKNTRWRPTCLYFTQGKCTKMDDAIHIERFNHSCSVSGEMTATALQSRNLQQQGLEFLLVLDLEGKVEILEFPVLLFDTKTMDVIDFFHRFVRPSKMTEKRINEYIEGKYGKIGVDRVWHDTAIPFKEVIQEFETWLVKNELWRKERGGCLSKAAFVTCGNWDLKTKVPQQCEVAKMKLPPYFMEWINLKDIYLNFYKRRAPGMLSMMRELNIPLLGSHHLGIDDSKNIARVLQHMLNDGAYLQVTARRNPDSPEVVKFLFENRIR, from the exons ATGGCTCTCTCAAGGGTCTCTGTGTTTAGCCGGAATCCTGTCCGTTCTCCGCCGCTTCCTTTTACATCTTCCTCTCCTTTCTCTCTCTGTATCCAACGCAACCGCCAAATCGGCGCCTTTGCCGTCCATTCCATGGCGGAAGAATCCACCTCGTCTCCGATTGCTGCGGCACCTCCGCCGAAGAACACCCGGTGGAGGCCAACGTGTTTGTACTTCACTCAAGGTAAGTGCACTAAG ATGGATGATGCAATTCATATTGAGAGGTTCAATCACAGTTGCTCCGTCTCTGGGGAAATGACGGCAACTGCTTTGCAATCCAGGAATTTGCAGCAGCAGGGCTTAGAGTTTCTCCTCGTGCTTGATTTGGAAGGGAAAGTTGAAATCCTTGAATTTCCGGTTTTGTTGTTTGATACGAAAACCATGGATGTTATCGATTTCTTTCATAG GTTTGTCAGGCCCTCAAAAATGACGGAGAAaagaataaatgaatatatagaaGGAAAATATGGAAAAATAGGAGTTGACAG GGTTTGGCATGATACAGCTATCCCATTCAAGGAAGTTATTCAAGAATTTGAAACTTGGCTAGTTAAAAATGAATTATGGCGAAAGGAGCGGGGTGGCTGTCTGAGTAAGGCTGCATTTGTAACTTG TGGGAATTGGGATTTGAAAACAAAAGTCCCCCAGCAATGCGAAGTAGCAAAGATGAAACTCCCACCATATTTTATGGAATGGATCAATTTGAAAGACATCTATCTAAACTTCTACAAGAGGAGG GCCCCGGGGATGCTTTCCATGATGAGGGAACTAAATATTCCGTTGTTGGGCAGTCACCATCTTGGAATTGATGACTCGAAAAACATTGCGAGGGTATTGCAGCATATGCTAAATGACGGCGCCTACTTGCAAGTTACTGCTAGAAGAAATCCTGACTCTCCTGAAGTTGTAaaatttctttttgaaaacCGTATCAGGTAG